DNA sequence from the Amycolatopsis sp. Hca4 genome:
GCCACCCGCTGCTGCTGCCCGCCGGACAGCTGCGCCGGGTAGGCGTCGGCGCGGTGGGCGAGCCCGACGCGGTCGAGCAGCTCGAGGCCCTGCTTGCGCGCGTCGTCCGGTTTCACCCCGAGCACCCGGATCGGGCCCTCGACGACGTTCTCCAGGGCGGTCCGGTGCGCGAAGAGGTTGAAGCGCTGGAACACCATGCCGATGTCACGCCGCTGGCGCGCCACCTCGCGTTCGCGCAGCTCGTACAGCTTCCCGCCGCGCTGCCGGAAGCCGATCGGCTCGCCGTCGACCCAGATCTGGCCGGCGTCGATCGTCTCGAGGTGGTTGATGCAGCGCAGGAACGTGCTCTTCCCGGCGCCGGACGGCCCGAGCAGGCAGACGACCTGTCCCTTGTGGACCTCCAGGTCGATGCCGCCGAGGACTTCGGTGTGCCCGTAGGACTTCCGGACGCCGACGGCACGCAGCAGCGGCTCAGACACGGGCACTCCTCACCAGCGGCACCCCGCGCAACGCCTTGCCGGCGCGGGCGAGCGGGCCGCGGTCGGCCTGCCCGAAGGCGCGTTCCAGGTAGTGCTGGCCGACGCCGGCGACGGTTACCACGACCATGTACCAGACGGCCGCGGCCAGCAGGGTCTCCATGACCAGCAGGTTGTTGGACGAGATGTTGTTGGCCGCGTGGATCAGC
Encoded proteins:
- a CDS encoding amino acid ABC transporter ATP-binding protein, whose protein sequence is MSEPLLRAVGVRKSYGHTEVLGGIDLEVHKGQVVCLLGPSGAGKSTFLRCINHLETIDAGQIWVDGEPIGFRQRGGKLYELREREVARQRRDIGMVFQRFNLFAHRTALENVVEGPIRVLGVKPDDARKQGLELLDRVGLAHRADAYPAQLSGGQQQRVAIARSLAMKPKLMLFDEPTSALDPELVGEVLEVMSTLAGEGMTMVVVTHEMSFAAEAADEVVFLADGAVVETGPPSEVLSAPKHDRTRQFLARILA